In a single window of the Neoarius graeffei isolate fNeoGra1 chromosome 28, fNeoGra1.pri, whole genome shotgun sequence genome:
- the LOC132875345 gene encoding uncharacterized protein LOC132875345 codes for MDRLKKKIPELQEVHSEAECDIILVFCPVITAHAYDINAALEKLNQISDTKPAVLVVLHHTFNPEYVVPDSSRSVNRDNTITVDCLFHEDHGILQCKKNEVSLKRIVTYIKTQTHKQKPREESMEIERSQEPCKKKTLKYFILQTGHTLNTPEIFTAQLQSKISSLKEAYTVDGCDFILTFCPVVSRAGTDIEAGMKKLNDLSGDKPAVLVVLHHTFNPECVVPDSSRSVNRGNTITVDCLFHENMGLLNCSKNQESFIRIINYIKSQCEPILSVKNRMETDKIPVQSPKKTRKYFSYQGNTSDSHEAVMNILKHMSEVKEVQTEEECDFYVTFRHVRKHDREQRKHVEEQVASALSQDND; via the exons ATGGATCGTCTTAAAAAGAAAATACCAGAGCTGCAAGAGGTGCATTCAGAGGCGGAGTGTGATATCATTCTGGTGTTCTGCCCTGTCATTACTGCACATGCATATGATATAAACGCAGCACTGGAGAAACTTAACCAAATTTCAG ACACCAAACCTGCTGTTCTGGTGGTGCTGCATCACACGTTTAATCCAGAGTATGTTGTACCAGACAGCAGCAGATCTGTAAACAGAGATAATACAATCACAGTCGACTGTCTGTTTCATGAAGATCATGGAATACTGCAATGCAAGAAAAATGAAGTTTCATTAAAAAGAATTGTAACCTACATTAAAACTCAG ACTCACAAGCAAAAACCCAGAGAGGAGAGCATGGAAATCGAGCGATCTCAAGAACCGTGTA AAAAGAAGACactgaaatatttcattttacaAACTGGACACACGCTAAATACTCCCGAGATCTTCACGGCTCAGCTTCAGTCTAAAATCTCATCTCTGAAGGAGGCGTATACAGTAGATGGGTGTGATTTCATTCTGACTTTCTGTCCTGTTGTGTCACGAGCTGGAACTGACATTGAAGCAGGAATGAAAAAGCTTAATGATCTTTCAG GTGACAAACCTGCTGTTCTGGTGGTGCTCCATCACACGTTTAATCCAGAGTGTGTTGTACCAGATAGCAGCAGATCTGTAAACAGAGGGAATACAATCACAGTCGACTGTCTGTTCCATGAAAATATGGGACTATTGAACTGTTCAAAGAATCAGGAGTCATTTATCAGAATTATAAACTACATAAAATCTCAG TGTGAGCCAATATTGTCTGTAAAGAACAGAATGGAAACTGATAAAATCCCTGTGCAATCTC CAAAAAAAACACGCAAGTATTTCAGTTATCAGGGAAATACATCAGATTCTCACGAAGCTGTCATGAATATTCTTAAACACATGTCAGAGGTGAAGGAGGTGCAGACAGAGGAGGAGTGTGATTTCTATGTGACTTTCCGCCATGTCCGAAAG catgacagagaACAGCGCAAACATGTGGAGGAACAAGTAGCAA GTGCTTTATCACAGGATAATGATTAA